The following proteins are co-located in the Paludibaculum fermentans genome:
- a CDS encoding Rossmann-fold NAD(P)-binding domain-containing protein, whose protein sequence is MSRNVAVLAGSTGLTGRYLREVLEEDAFYDGVQALTRQDRLESLEASQLPGATHLFCCLGTTIKAAGSKAALRQVDFDYVVRFAKAGREAGATRLMVVSSVGANARSGTFYLKVKGEMEEALAGMGFEALHIFRPGVLMGSRPDARPRELWGIRLLRAVEWAMGGSLRKYRPMPVGVLASAMAVAGERGATGQHIHHFDEIYGLAGGGAW, encoded by the coding sequence ATGTCGCGAAACGTCGCTGTGCTGGCCGGCTCCACCGGGCTTACCGGGAGATACCTGCGGGAAGTACTGGAAGAGGATGCCTTTTACGATGGGGTCCAGGCGTTGACGCGCCAGGATCGGCTGGAATCCCTGGAAGCGAGCCAGCTCCCCGGAGCGACGCACCTCTTCTGCTGCCTGGGCACGACGATTAAGGCGGCAGGGAGCAAGGCTGCCCTCCGGCAAGTGGATTTCGACTATGTCGTACGCTTTGCCAAGGCCGGACGCGAAGCCGGAGCCACGCGCCTGATGGTGGTCTCCAGCGTCGGGGCCAATGCCCGCTCGGGCACGTTCTATTTGAAGGTGAAGGGCGAAATGGAAGAGGCGCTCGCCGGGATGGGCTTCGAGGCCCTGCACATTTTCCGGCCGGGCGTGCTGATGGGGAGCCGACCGGACGCTCGCCCGCGTGAACTGTGGGGCATTCGCCTGCTGCGTGCCGTGGAATGGGCGATGGGGGGCAGCTTGCGAAAGTACCGGCCCATGCCCGTGGGCGTCCTCGCCTCGGCGATGGCCGTCGCGGGCGAACGCGGAGCCACCGGTCAGCACATCCACCACTTCGATGAAATCTACGGATTGGCGGGCGGCGGCGCGTGGTAA
- a CDS encoding tyrosine-protein phosphatase: MVDIHSHVLPGIDDGSKSMDETVEMIRMARAHGTTILVASPHADTQYTYDAARVEELLAEARALAGPGIQLVRGCDFHLMFDNIEAALREPMKYTINQKGYLLMELSDITIFPNTGSLWTQLEDAGMKIILTHPERNPLLRQRLELVQEWVAQGRYMQVTGQSLLGLFGKKAEEFAKQLLDLGLVHFIASDAHDLRGRPPRLDVAFHWICENYSPRLAELLFIEHPAAAVRGEALDLKDFPPPAKPRKTGFWSRVFKK, from the coding sequence ATGGTCGATATTCACTCCCACGTACTACCGGGCATTGACGATGGTTCGAAATCGATGGATGAGACCGTCGAGATGATCCGCATGGCCAGGGCCCATGGCACCACGATTCTGGTCGCTTCCCCCCACGCCGATACGCAGTATACCTATGACGCCGCGCGCGTCGAGGAGTTGTTGGCGGAGGCGCGGGCGCTGGCCGGCCCCGGCATCCAACTGGTGCGAGGCTGCGACTTCCACCTGATGTTCGACAACATCGAGGCCGCGCTGCGCGAGCCGATGAAGTACACCATCAACCAGAAGGGCTACCTCTTAATGGAGCTCTCCGACATCACCATCTTTCCCAACACCGGGTCCCTCTGGACCCAGTTGGAAGATGCGGGGATGAAGATCATCCTGACCCATCCAGAGCGGAATCCTCTGCTCCGGCAGCGGCTCGAACTGGTGCAGGAGTGGGTGGCCCAAGGGCGGTACATGCAGGTGACCGGGCAGTCGCTGCTGGGCCTGTTCGGCAAGAAGGCTGAGGAGTTCGCCAAGCAGTTGCTCGACCTGGGGCTGGTCCACTTCATCGCGTCGGACGCGCACGACCTGCGCGGCCGTCCCCCGCGCCTGGATGTCGCCTTTCACTGGATCTGCGAGAACTACTCTCCACGCCTGGCGGAACTGCTGTTTATTGAGCATCCGGCGGCGGCGGTGCGCGGCGAGGCGCTTGACCTCAAGGACTTTCCTCCGCCCGCGAAACCAAGGAAGACCGGCTTCTGGTCGCGCGTCTTTAAAAAGTAG
- a CDS encoding diguanylate cyclase domain-containing protein has translation MTKKAKVYQSLILLLGLALAVRQSLVSSGGNDRLFLSYFALTIVTSLMRLGVPTAAGTISIGFIFILASLAQLSMGQTITIGITGTIIHYLRDTKARIDWLSLSFQTAVVVLGIEAAHLAFDRIMQLLPNSGVAAGLPLAGTILFLVTAFPLAATTAMKERELLRRVWHNRFLWSLPYYLAGAALAGLLTAVVQLPLWQTAVIIVPLLFLVYRAYGLQIDSLARERQHAEELATLQLSMVEALALAVESKEMSAVDHLHRMATYAVTLGRAVGLREPELRALRTAAVLHDIGQVAVPDHIIMKPGRLTPEEYERLKVHPDVGGDIIERANFPYAVAPIVRAHHERWDGNGYPLGLKGEQIPLEARVLAAVDTFVALCSDRHHRRALPTEKAMAIVRQESGRGLDPTVVAALDRIYIQLSDEAKASPVVPPRIVKGKDGKALTVEAADETPAFLATIAAARQEEQSLLEFTQILGSSLNLHETLSAISRRFRKQIPFDTLVLYLCNEKRLEASFIDGENFSLFNGLSMEKGEGLSGGVAERRKPLLNEDPAAEPLAGRSPEKAARLKSAMSVPLEGPRGVVGVLTFYAEKREAFTQPQLGLLLALTPKLSVTVENSLLFRAAENQASFDFLTGLPNAGSLFLHLQNELSRSARNSATLAVLVCDLDGFKQVNDRFGHLTGNKLLQGVAAGFKESCREYDFVARLGGDEFVIVLPGATDEAVKTRRKRFSEMVEKVAFDLCTERVASLSVGIAFYPKDGRSAEELLAKADELMYQDKTVRKALKAGMVGETAHSWLTSTD, from the coding sequence ATGACGAAAAAGGCCAAGGTCTACCAATCTCTGATTCTTCTGCTCGGATTGGCGTTGGCCGTCCGTCAGAGCCTGGTTTCATCAGGCGGCAATGACCGCTTGTTTCTGTCCTATTTCGCACTGACGATCGTCACATCGTTGATGCGTCTCGGCGTCCCAACGGCCGCCGGAACCATTTCCATCGGTTTCATCTTCATCCTGGCCAGCCTGGCGCAGCTCAGCATGGGCCAGACGATCACCATCGGCATCACGGGCACCATCATCCATTACCTGCGGGATACGAAGGCGCGCATCGATTGGCTGTCGCTTTCGTTCCAGACCGCGGTGGTGGTGCTGGGCATTGAAGCCGCCCATCTTGCCTTCGATCGCATCATGCAGCTGCTGCCCAACAGCGGGGTGGCGGCGGGCCTGCCCCTGGCCGGCACAATCCTGTTTCTGGTCACCGCGTTCCCGCTGGCCGCCACGACCGCCATGAAAGAGCGGGAGTTGCTGCGGCGCGTCTGGCACAACCGCTTTTTGTGGTCGTTGCCATACTATCTGGCCGGCGCGGCCCTGGCCGGTTTGTTGACCGCCGTGGTGCAACTGCCGCTGTGGCAGACCGCGGTCATCATCGTCCCGTTGCTGTTCCTGGTTTACCGGGCGTACGGACTGCAGATCGATTCGCTGGCCCGCGAGCGCCAGCACGCCGAGGAACTCGCCACCCTGCAGCTCAGCATGGTGGAGGCGCTGGCCCTGGCGGTTGAGTCCAAGGAGATGAGCGCGGTCGACCATTTACACCGCATGGCGACCTACGCGGTGACGCTGGGACGGGCCGTGGGTCTGCGCGAACCCGAATTGCGGGCGTTGCGGACGGCGGCCGTGCTGCACGACATCGGCCAGGTGGCGGTTCCGGACCACATCATCATGAAACCGGGCCGCCTGACCCCGGAAGAGTATGAACGGCTGAAAGTGCATCCCGACGTAGGCGGCGACATCATTGAACGGGCGAACTTCCCTTACGCGGTGGCGCCCATCGTCCGGGCGCACCATGAGCGCTGGGACGGCAATGGCTACCCGTTGGGTTTGAAAGGCGAGCAAATCCCGCTGGAGGCACGCGTGCTCGCCGCGGTGGACACGTTTGTGGCGCTCTGCTCGGATCGCCATCATCGCCGGGCGCTGCCCACTGAGAAGGCCATGGCCATCGTGCGCCAGGAATCCGGGCGGGGCCTGGATCCCACGGTGGTGGCAGCCCTGGACCGGATCTATATTCAGTTGAGCGACGAGGCCAAGGCCAGTCCGGTTGTCCCGCCGCGCATCGTGAAAGGCAAGGACGGGAAAGCCCTGACAGTGGAGGCGGCCGATGAGACGCCGGCGTTCCTGGCCACCATTGCAGCGGCGCGCCAGGAGGAGCAGTCCCTGCTGGAGTTCACACAGATTCTGGGCAGTTCCCTCAATCTGCACGAAACCCTCTCGGCCATCTCGCGCAGATTCCGCAAGCAGATCCCGTTCGACACACTGGTGCTGTACCTGTGCAACGAGAAGCGGCTGGAGGCATCGTTCATCGATGGCGAGAACTTCTCGCTGTTCAACGGCCTCAGCATGGAGAAAGGGGAGGGCCTCAGCGGCGGGGTGGCGGAACGGCGCAAACCGCTGCTGAATGAAGACCCGGCGGCGGAACCGCTGGCCGGACGCTCGCCGGAAAAGGCCGCGCGCCTGAAGTCGGCCATGTCAGTCCCCTTGGAAGGTCCGCGCGGGGTAGTGGGCGTGCTCACTTTCTATGCCGAAAAGCGTGAGGCCTTCACGCAGCCGCAGCTCGGCCTGCTGCTCGCCCTGACCCCCAAGCTCTCGGTGACCGTGGAAAACTCGCTGCTGTTCCGGGCGGCCGAGAACCAGGCTTCGTTCGACTTCCTCACCGGGTTGCCGAACGCCGGTTCACTGTTCCTGCATCTGCAGAACGAACTGTCGCGATCGGCCCGCAACAGCGCCACGCTGGCGGTGCTGGTTTGTGACCTGGACGGCTTCAAACAGGTGAACGACCGGTTTGGGCACCTCACCGGCAACAAACTACTGCAGGGTGTGGCGGCCGGATTCAAGGAATCGTGCCGCGAGTACGACTTCGTGGCCCGCCTGGGCGGCGACGAGTTCGTCATTGTCCTGCCCGGCGCGACGGACGAAGCGGTGAAGACCCGCCGGAAGCGCTTCTCCGAGATGGTGGAGAAGGTCGCCTTCGACCTGTGCACGGAACGCGTCGCGTCCCTGAGCGTGGGGATCGCCTTCTACCCGAAGGACGGCCGGTCGGCCGAGGAACTGCTCGCCAAGGCAGATGAGCTGATGTACCAGGACAAGACCGTGCGGAAAGCACTGAAGGCCGGCATGGTGGGCGAGACCGCGCACTCCTGGCTGACCAGTACGGACTAA
- a CDS encoding sugar phosphate isomerase/epimerase family protein yields the protein MLRRTFLPTALSSALAVPALWGRHRIDLSRISLLTDEVGKSPAESIAFAKQYGIDWVELRGIPGKGGTYAFLGEPELRDFAKSLKEAKLRVSFLNTPMLKFSMPGTEPRRRRPETAEEKAKREERDKKQFDDRFVALNKAILAAHILGVKGIRVFAFSRVEEPESVLPKIAAVLQEMAKVAEKEGVELLIENEASCNVGTSAELKRICELVPSKAFGINWDPVNAIGLKETPWPDGYKLLPAKRVHNVQMKARALVIGPDFLDWKAIYHQLEQDGYAGKVGLETHVFDGTLIEKAHLCMKKIQELVKA from the coding sequence ATGCTCCGCCGAACCTTTCTCCCCACCGCGCTCAGCAGCGCCCTGGCGGTGCCAGCCCTCTGGGGCCGCCATCGCATTGACCTCTCCCGCATCAGCCTGCTGACCGACGAGGTGGGCAAATCGCCCGCCGAATCCATTGCCTTTGCAAAACAGTACGGAATCGACTGGGTGGAACTGCGCGGCATTCCAGGCAAGGGTGGCACCTATGCCTTCCTGGGCGAGCCGGAACTGCGCGACTTCGCCAAATCGCTGAAGGAAGCCAAACTGCGCGTGTCGTTCCTCAACACGCCCATGCTCAAGTTCTCCATGCCCGGCACGGAGCCCAGGCGCCGGCGGCCGGAAACTGCGGAGGAGAAGGCCAAACGCGAGGAACGGGACAAAAAGCAGTTCGACGACCGCTTCGTGGCGCTGAACAAAGCCATTCTGGCCGCGCACATCCTAGGCGTGAAGGGCATTCGCGTGTTCGCCTTCTCGCGCGTCGAGGAGCCGGAAAGCGTCCTGCCCAAGATCGCCGCCGTGCTGCAGGAGATGGCCAAGGTGGCTGAGAAGGAAGGCGTCGAACTCCTGATCGAGAACGAGGCCTCCTGCAACGTGGGCACCTCCGCCGAGCTCAAGCGCATCTGCGAACTCGTGCCCTCCAAGGCCTTCGGCATCAACTGGGATCCGGTGAACGCGATCGGACTCAAGGAGACGCCCTGGCCGGACGGCTACAAGCTGCTGCCCGCCAAACGCGTGCACAACGTGCAGATGAAGGCGCGTGCGCTCGTCATCGGACCCGATTTCCTGGATTGGAAGGCCATCTACCACCAGTTGGAGCAGGACGGGTACGCCGGTAAGGTCGGGCTGGAGACGCACGTCTTCGACGGCACACTCATTGAGAAAGCTCACCTTTGTATGAAGAAGATCCAGGAGCTGGTGAAAGCATGA
- a CDS encoding DUF7670 domain-containing protein produces the protein MQHIHFPLWNVQHREAGLARAISACWAAFWTWFGFACGVAEFASFTDVLQQTVPGILFIGATALAWRFPREGGALLLALGIVVFGVYWNFATQQSGGAAMLTAVMLVGPPMLAGTLFLRAPEDHRTATMAPRH, from the coding sequence ATGCAGCACATCCATTTTCCCTTGTGGAACGTGCAACATCGGGAGGCCGGTCTGGCTCGGGCTATCTCAGCATGCTGGGCTGCCTTCTGGACCTGGTTCGGTTTCGCCTGCGGCGTCGCCGAATTTGCCTCCTTCACCGACGTCCTTCAACAAACCGTACCCGGAATCCTGTTCATCGGCGCAACCGCCCTGGCCTGGCGCTTTCCCAGGGAAGGCGGAGCCCTCCTGCTGGCCCTGGGCATTGTCGTGTTCGGTGTCTACTGGAATTTCGCCACGCAACAAAGCGGTGGCGCAGCCATGCTGACCGCCGTGATGCTGGTCGGGCCGCCCATGCTGGCGGGCACGCTGTTCCTCCGTGCTCCAGAGGATCACCGGACTGCAACGATGGCTCCACGACACTGA
- a CDS encoding glycosyltransferase, with the protein MPILDFLFFDAGGGHRAAATALKLAMEQEQLPWEPRLVHLQDILAPADVFKKVLRIDLQEIYNLMLRRGWTLGSEQGLRFMQGVIRLYHGTEVKLMWEWWQFRSKAAAPDGVVSVVPNFNRAIYEGLQKALPGTPYITILTDIADFPPAFWMEKQDQYFICGSDRAYRQALDMGHPKNRVFQTSGMILHPRFYQPLDVDVAAERTAAGLDPSTPTGLVLFGGYGTGVMKDILRRLDESGQNLQLILIAGRNESLKKQLETQPSRIRKHVVGFTSEIPRWMKLSNFFIGKPGPGSLSEAVHMGLPAITVRNAWTLPQERYNAEWLRENKLGLVLKSFDAIGQAASELLTGGRLEEMSANAKRIQNRAIFEIPGLLNEIMTRRP; encoded by the coding sequence ATGCCGATCCTCGATTTTCTCTTCTTTGATGCCGGGGGCGGGCACCGTGCCGCCGCGACCGCGCTCAAGCTGGCGATGGAGCAGGAACAACTGCCCTGGGAACCGCGCCTGGTGCACCTGCAGGATATTCTGGCGCCGGCCGACGTGTTCAAGAAGGTCCTGCGCATCGACCTGCAGGAGATCTACAACCTGATGCTCCGCCGCGGCTGGACCCTGGGCTCCGAGCAGGGCCTGCGCTTCATGCAGGGTGTCATCCGCCTCTATCACGGCACCGAAGTGAAGCTGATGTGGGAGTGGTGGCAGTTTCGCTCGAAAGCAGCCGCCCCGGATGGCGTAGTCAGCGTCGTGCCCAACTTCAACCGGGCCATCTACGAAGGCTTGCAGAAGGCGCTGCCCGGGACCCCCTACATCACCATCCTGACCGACATCGCCGACTTTCCCCCCGCCTTTTGGATGGAGAAGCAGGACCAGTACTTCATCTGCGGCAGCGACCGCGCTTACCGCCAGGCGCTCGACATGGGGCACCCCAAGAACCGGGTCTTTCAGACGTCGGGCATGATCCTCCATCCGCGCTTCTACCAGCCCCTGGACGTGGATGTCGCAGCCGAGCGAACCGCCGCCGGCCTGGATCCCTCCACACCCACGGGGCTGGTATTGTTCGGCGGGTACGGCACCGGCGTCATGAAGGACATCCTGCGGCGCCTGGACGAGTCTGGCCAAAACCTGCAGTTGATCCTGATTGCGGGCCGCAACGAGTCGTTGAAGAAGCAATTGGAAACGCAGCCCAGCCGAATCAGGAAACATGTGGTCGGATTTACCAGCGAAATCCCCCGCTGGATGAAACTGTCCAATTTCTTCATCGGCAAGCCGGGGCCCGGCAGCCTGAGCGAGGCGGTTCACATGGGGTTACCGGCCATCACCGTGCGCAACGCCTGGACCCTGCCGCAGGAGCGCTACAACGCCGAATGGCTGCGGGAGAACAAGCTCGGACTGGTTCTGAAGAGTTTCGATGCGATCGGCCAGGCCGCTTCCGAACTGCTGACCGGAGGCCGGCTGGAGGAGATGAGCGCCAACGCGAAACGCATCCAAAACCGGGCCATTTTCGAGATTCCCGGACTGTTGAACGAAATCATGACCCGCCGGCCTTGA
- a CDS encoding PP2C family protein-serine/threonine phosphatase, translating into MRILVADDQPDVLLALRFLLKAEGFTIQTADHPAAILNAVRDSSPDLVLMDLNYTRDTTSGEEGLNTLAQLQQLGLRAPVIVMTAWGSVELAVEAMRRGAADFVMKPWDNDKLLSTLRRHLVVAPQPASRVAHDLDLARQVQAQLLPQRRPPLKTLEYDGHCRQAGAVGGDYFDFLELAPGRVGLLLADISGKGIAAALLMSNLQAALRSLAWQATRNLPLLLRTLNLQFLESTPPERFATLFFSDYEDASRTLRYANCGHNPPLLMRASGEVEWLKATAPVIGLLDVFLPEVGETVLAPGDRLIIYSDGVTDARGPDVDDLGDLGFADIVRLNPGLSPEQLTAHIAALSPGDQFDDMTLVLARAV; encoded by the coding sequence ATGCGGATTCTGGTCGCCGACGATCAGCCGGACGTCCTGTTGGCCTTACGTTTCCTGTTGAAAGCAGAGGGGTTTACCATTCAAACGGCAGACCATCCGGCAGCCATTTTGAATGCTGTCCGGGATTCCTCCCCTGATTTAGTATTAATGGACCTTAATTACACTAGGGATACCACTTCAGGGGAGGAGGGCCTCAACACGCTCGCCCAGCTTCAACAATTGGGCTTGCGGGCTCCGGTGATCGTGATGACCGCCTGGGGCAGCGTCGAACTGGCGGTGGAGGCCATGCGCCGCGGAGCCGCCGATTTCGTCATGAAGCCCTGGGATAACGACAAGCTGCTCAGCACTTTACGGCGGCACCTGGTGGTGGCTCCGCAGCCGGCCAGCCGCGTGGCGCACGATCTGGACCTCGCCCGGCAGGTGCAGGCGCAACTGCTGCCGCAGCGCCGTCCGCCGCTGAAAACCCTCGAATACGACGGCCATTGCCGCCAGGCCGGCGCCGTCGGCGGCGATTACTTCGACTTTCTAGAGCTGGCCCCTGGCCGCGTGGGCCTCCTGCTGGCCGACATCTCCGGGAAAGGCATCGCCGCCGCCCTGCTCATGTCGAATCTGCAGGCGGCGCTGCGCAGCCTGGCGTGGCAGGCCACCCGGAATCTGCCCCTCCTGCTACGGACCCTGAACCTGCAGTTCCTGGAATCCACCCCGCCCGAGCGCTTCGCGACTCTCTTCTTCAGCGACTATGAGGACGCCAGCCGGACGCTGCGCTACGCCAACTGCGGCCACAACCCGCCGCTGCTCATGCGGGCGTCGGGCGAAGTAGAGTGGCTGAAGGCCACGGCTCCGGTAATCGGCCTGCTCGACGTGTTCCTGCCCGAGGTGGGAGAGACCGTCCTGGCGCCGGGCGACCGACTGATCATCTACTCCGACGGCGTAACCGACGCCCGTGGACCCGATGTGGACGATCTGGGCGACCTGGGCTTCGCGGATATCGTCCGTCTGAACCCTGGGCTTTCTCCGGAACAACTGACGGCCCACATCGCCGCGCTTTCGCCGGGCGATCAGTTCGACGACATGACCCTCGTACTCGCTCGGGCGGTCTAG
- a CDS encoding phosphatase PAP2 family protein: MSTLAHDFLSWVEATDHGLMRRVHRWRAPRWIRLWMVCATRGGDGWLWYALGLLLPIFGGAEGRWAVLEAALACWTGIGLFLYLKRATGRRRPCALEPHCWSTLLPPDQFSFPSGHTITAFAVILPIIGHFPEARFALQFCAVSIAVSRIVLGMHFLSDVIAGALIGTALGLGFHAAGLALGA; the protein is encoded by the coding sequence ATGAGCACGCTCGCCCATGATTTCCTGAGCTGGGTCGAGGCCACGGATCACGGCCTGATGCGGCGGGTGCATCGTTGGCGCGCCCCGCGCTGGATCCGCCTGTGGATGGTCTGTGCGACGCGCGGGGGCGACGGCTGGCTGTGGTACGCGTTGGGGCTGCTGTTGCCCATCTTTGGCGGCGCGGAAGGCCGGTGGGCGGTGCTGGAGGCGGCACTCGCCTGTTGGACCGGCATCGGGCTCTTCCTTTATCTGAAGCGGGCCACCGGCCGGCGCAGACCCTGCGCGCTGGAACCCCACTGCTGGTCGACGCTGTTGCCGCCGGATCAGTTCAGCTTCCCTTCGGGCCACACGATCACGGCGTTCGCAGTGATCCTGCCCATCATCGGCCACTTCCCGGAGGCTCGCTTCGCGCTGCAGTTCTGCGCTGTGTCGATCGCGGTGTCGCGGATTGTGCTGGGTATGCACTTCCTCAGCGACGTGATCGCCGGGGCGCTGATTGGCACGGCTTTGGGCCTGGGCTTCCACGCGGCCGGACTCGCCCTGGGCGCCTGA
- a CDS encoding transglycosylase SLT domain-containing protein has product MAAAKAEEPAEPASNPYVNLKQPALLLPKEISADSLTPSQKAVRDSDKHFQYGKFYIQEGKLDEARKEFNLAIDTLLDVPESAPDRSVAEKKSEELIRLIHRYDIESLGSGESPESPVFVQSNLPEILDRTFPIDPRLKDRTLAQVAAASSELPLTVNDAVLSYINYFTSERGRRVMIYGWKHAGRYKPMISRILDEEGVPQELISLAQAESGFVPRAVSRAAAAGMWQFVRSRGMEYGLNASALHDDRLDPEKATRAAAKHLRDLYSQLGDWYLAMAAYNCGPFCVERAVQRTGFADFWELRSRSALPRETMNYVPAILAMAIISKNPEAYGITPETPERAMEYDTVQTTCPTSLALVADAADLPVAEIRDLNPSLLRNLAPANYEVRVPKAKGSVVLAALESVPEPKRDSWRLHRVAEGETLTAIARRYSTAAGSIIAANARLDSSFFDAPESGEMLLIPASVQVQPVKRAVPSKARATAHRGYATTATRIHPASTKRVAVVSKTHKPISR; this is encoded by the coding sequence ATGGCAGCCGCCAAGGCGGAGGAACCCGCTGAACCTGCGTCCAATCCCTATGTGAATCTCAAGCAGCCGGCGTTACTGCTGCCCAAGGAGATTTCCGCGGATAGCCTGACGCCGTCCCAGAAGGCCGTGCGCGACTCCGACAAGCACTTCCAATACGGTAAGTTCTACATCCAGGAAGGCAAGCTCGACGAAGCCCGCAAGGAATTCAACCTGGCTATCGACACGCTGCTGGATGTGCCCGAGTCCGCGCCGGATCGCTCGGTCGCCGAAAAGAAGTCCGAGGAGCTGATCCGGCTGATCCACCGCTACGACATCGAGTCGCTGGGCAGTGGAGAGTCGCCGGAAAGCCCGGTATTTGTGCAGTCCAACCTGCCGGAGATCCTCGACCGCACCTTCCCCATCGACCCCCGCCTGAAAGACCGCACTCTCGCCCAGGTCGCCGCCGCCTCTTCCGAACTCCCCCTTACGGTAAATGACGCCGTCCTCAGCTACATCAACTACTTCACAAGCGAGCGTGGGCGCCGGGTGATGATCTACGGCTGGAAGCACGCGGGCCGGTACAAGCCGATGATCTCGCGGATCCTGGACGAAGAAGGCGTGCCGCAGGAATTGATCAGCCTGGCGCAAGCGGAATCCGGGTTTGTGCCGCGCGCGGTCAGCCGCGCCGCCGCCGCCGGGATGTGGCAGTTTGTGCGCAGCCGGGGCATGGAATACGGCCTGAATGCCTCCGCGCTTCACGACGACCGCCTGGATCCTGAAAAAGCGACGCGCGCCGCCGCCAAGCATCTGCGTGACCTGTACTCCCAGTTGGGGGATTGGTATCTGGCGATGGCCGCCTACAACTGCGGTCCCTTCTGTGTGGAGCGCGCGGTGCAGCGCACCGGGTTTGCCGATTTCTGGGAACTGCGTTCACGCAGCGCCCTGCCCCGCGAGACGATGAATTACGTGCCGGCCATTCTGGCCATGGCCATCATCAGCAAGAATCCCGAGGCGTACGGCATCACGCCCGAGACACCTGAGCGTGCGATGGAATACGACACGGTGCAGACCACCTGCCCGACCAGCCTGGCGCTCGTCGCCGATGCGGCTGACTTGCCCGTGGCCGAGATCCGCGATCTCAACCCTTCCCTGCTCCGCAACCTCGCCCCAGCCAACTACGAAGTGCGCGTGCCCAAGGCCAAAGGCAGCGTGGTTCTGGCTGCTCTCGAGTCGGTTCCGGAACCGAAAAGAGACTCGTGGCGGCTGCACCGCGTGGCAGAAGGCGAGACGCTGACCGCGATTGCCCGCCGTTATTCGACTGCCGCGGGTTCGATCATTGCGGCGAATGCGCGGCTGGATTCTTCTTTCTTTGATGCCCCGGAAAGCGGCGAAATGCTGCTGATCCCGGCCTCCGTGCAAGTGCAGCCCGTGAAGCGCGCCGTGCCCTCAAAGGCCCGTGCGACAGCCCATCGGGGCTATGCGACCACCGCGACACGCATTCATCCGGCGTCCACAAAACGCGTCGCTGTCGTGTCGAAGACGCACAAGCCCATTAGCCGCTAA
- a CDS encoding HipA family kinase — MPVNATRLERRMRGGAQAQLLACDDGRHYVTKFLENPQHRRILVNEWVAAVFLRHLQIAAPEVRVVNLPQPLLSAEPDICLQMGNSRRPVSAGWHFGSQFPGNPASDAVYDYLPDSLLTSVFNLRQFLGALVFDKWTSNSDSRQAIFFRRRIRDWLDEPSAPALQKGFIAQMVDHGYIFDGPQWEFHDSPIQGLYFRPIVYASVRSLDDFQPWLDRARFCPENLCDEVLRQMPQSWLEGDSELLEVLLDRLMKRRGRIEDLLVATTRAKAHYFPLWR, encoded by the coding sequence ATGCCGGTGAACGCTACGCGGCTGGAACGCCGCATGCGTGGCGGCGCACAGGCCCAACTGCTTGCCTGTGACGATGGCCGTCACTATGTCACCAAATTCCTGGAGAATCCCCAGCACCGCCGGATCCTGGTGAATGAATGGGTCGCGGCCGTATTTCTCCGCCACCTGCAGATTGCGGCGCCCGAGGTGCGTGTGGTCAACCTGCCGCAGCCGCTGCTGTCCGCCGAACCGGACATCTGCCTTCAAATGGGCAACAGCCGCCGGCCCGTCTCCGCCGGGTGGCACTTCGGCTCGCAGTTTCCCGGCAATCCGGCCAGCGACGCCGTCTATGACTACCTGCCCGATTCCCTGCTGACCAGCGTGTTCAACCTGCGCCAGTTCCTGGGCGCGCTGGTGTTCGACAAATGGACCTCCAACTCCGACTCGCGGCAGGCCATCTTCTTCCGCCGCCGCATTCGAGACTGGCTGGATGAGCCCAGCGCGCCAGCCCTGCAGAAGGGGTTTATCGCCCAGATGGTGGACCACGGCTACATTTTCGACGGCCCGCAATGGGAATTCCACGATTCGCCGATTCAAGGCCTGTATTTCCGGCCCATCGTCTACGCCTCCGTGCGGAGCCTGGACGACTTCCAGCCCTGGCTCGACCGGGCTCGATTCTGTCCCGAGAACCTGTGCGACGAGGTGCTGCGGCAGATGCCTCAATCGTGGCTGGAGGGCGATTCCGAGTTGCTGGAAGTGCTGCTGGACCGGCTGATGAAACGCCGCGGCCGCATCGAGGATCTGCTGGTCGCCACCACGCGGGCGAAAGCTCACTATTTCCCCCTCTGGCGATAG